A DNA window from Desulfonispora thiosulfatigenes DSM 11270 contains the following coding sequences:
- a CDS encoding sigma factor G inhibitor Gin encodes MGNVTSKAYKPEAEKKNNLLPKCVLCEKVPQLGINDGFLLSRQFICSDCEKIILSLDYNDKKYQELVEKLRLIMFKKNKKGSF; translated from the coding sequence ATGGGCAATGTAACTAGTAAGGCGTATAAGCCAGAAGCTGAAAAAAAGAATAATTTACTCCCGAAATGTGTTTTATGTGAAAAGGTTCCGCAGTTAGGGATTAATGATGGTTTTCTTTTATCTAGACAATTTATCTGTTCGGATTGCGAAAAAATAATTTTAAGTTTAGATTATAATGATAAAAAGTATCAAGAACTAGTAGAAAAATTAAGATTAATAATGTTTAAGAAAAATAAGAAAGGCAGCTTCTAA
- a CDS encoding 2-oxoacid:acceptor oxidoreductase family protein, translating into MKGFKIVLAGEGGQGVQSVANIMVEAANKIGKEALYIPNFGVEQRGGVSLSFVQISDDKIGAPKFNKADIVIALSERAIIRVSEYINDQTILIYDEDIEEAAKHIPKEVGRVIPIPAIKVARTELHPRVFNIIILGALVNLIKIVPLEGIKDALEEKLGYKFAQKPELRELNFNALEKGVNLVQQSLGETK; encoded by the coding sequence ATGAAAGGCTTTAAAATTGTTTTAGCAGGTGAAGGTGGACAAGGAGTTCAGTCAGTAGCAAATATAATGGTTGAAGCTGCTAATAAAATTGGCAAGGAAGCACTTTATATTCCTAACTTTGGTGTAGAACAAAGGGGAGGGGTATCTTTATCTTTTGTGCAAATTTCAGATGACAAGATAGGGGCACCTAAATTTAATAAGGCTGATATTGTGATTGCCTTAAGCGAAAGAGCTATTATCAGAGTAAGTGAATATATAAATGATCAAACTATTTTAATTTATGATGAGGACATAGAAGAAGCTGCAAAACATATACCTAAGGAAGTAGGCAGAGTAATTCCTATTCCTGCTATAAAGGTTGCAAGGACTGAATTACATCCAAGGGTATTTAATATAATTATTTTAGGGGCTCTTGTAAATTTAATTAAAATTGTTCCTTTAGAAGGAATTAAGGATGCTTTAGAAGAAAAGTTAGGCTATAAATTTGCGCAAAAACCAGAATTAAGAGAATTAAATTTCAATGCTCTTGAAAAAGGAGTTAATTTAGTGCAACAATCTTTAGGTGAAACTAAGTAG
- a CDS encoding thiamine pyrophosphate-dependent enzyme, producing MDMSPNMPKSWKVSSKPHKFCPGCGHGMVLKVLGQCIDELNIQQDVIFGCDIGCSLLSWDFFNTDSIQTHHGRTNPVLTGIKRVRPDKICIAYMGDGGGYAIGSQHLVNAAVRNEKLTVIVVNNCNYGMTGGQMSPTTLPNMKTETCPFGRNVEITGNPTQGPEMVAAITGEGAYVARGTVANLRQLKKMIKSALENQINGNGFSFVEALSGCPTNWRTNASDTWDFIENKMTEYFKVGEIKTPQKAEVKQ from the coding sequence ATGGACATGTCACCAAATATGCCAAAATCTTGGAAGGTTTCATCAAAGCCACATAAGTTCTGCCCAGGGTGTGGACATGGAATGGTTTTAAAGGTTTTAGGCCAATGTATAGATGAATTAAATATCCAACAGGATGTAATTTTTGGATGTGATATTGGTTGTTCGTTATTATCTTGGGACTTTTTCAATACAGATTCTATTCAAACTCATCACGGTCGAACTAACCCAGTTTTAACCGGGATTAAAAGAGTAAGACCAGATAAAATTTGTATAGCTTATATGGGCGATGGCGGTGGCTATGCTATTGGGTCACAGCATTTAGTGAATGCTGCTGTTAGAAATGAGAAATTAACTGTAATAGTAGTTAACAATTGTAACTATGGAATGACCGGAGGTCAAATGTCTCCAACTACTTTACCAAATATGAAAACAGAAACCTGTCCTTTTGGACGTAATGTAGAAATAACAGGAAATCCTACTCAAGGACCAGAAATGGTGGCAGCTATAACTGGAGAAGGGGCATATGTGGCTAGAGGGACAGTTGCTAATTTAAGACAATTAAAGAAAATGATTAAAAGTGCCTTAGAAAATCAAATTAATGGTAATGGATTTTCTTTTGTAGAAGCTTTATCAGGTTGTCCGACAAACTGGAGAACCAATGCAAGTGATACTTGGGACTTTATTGAAAATAAAATGACAGAGTATTTTAAGGTTGGAGAAATTAAAACACCTCAGAAAGCGGAGGTGAAGCAATGA
- a CDS encoding ferredoxin oxidoreductase, producing MSKKLFEGEKKFFVTGNEVIAWAALAANVDIMYGYPITPQNEIMHYWTRICPQYDKKFLQTEDEISAGFATIGGVLAGARAFTATSGPGNVLMQEPLAMAEMMRIPTVVVVQQRGGPSTATVIYSQQEVNLTCFGGNGEGMRIVYSTSSHQELFDYTIKAFNTAWKYRFPTFVLGDGYQAKMRESVTMYDPSHRGIEMVSTEQILGSPGSPGVDRDPSQLRNTFNTEEELFEIISKTVEEFNKIAPEIVEHEEFDCEDADLIIVSHGVVSRAARGAVNELRKKGKKIGYFRPITLRPFPKCALEKATEKAKRLFVVESAQGQLEKIVKSELYEKNVPIDSYLRPGLGITTEELVEYISNNF from the coding sequence ATGAGTAAAAAGCTATTTGAGGGAGAAAAGAAGTTTTTTGTCACAGGGAATGAAGTTATTGCATGGGCAGCCCTCGCTGCTAATGTAGACATTATGTATGGATATCCGATAACACCTCAAAATGAAATTATGCATTACTGGACAAGGATTTGTCCTCAATATGATAAAAAGTTTTTACAAACAGAAGATGAAATATCAGCAGGTTTTGCTACTATTGGGGGTGTCTTAGCAGGTGCTAGGGCTTTTACTGCTACATCAGGACCTGGAAACGTATTAATGCAAGAACCTTTAGCCATGGCTGAAATGATGCGTATACCAACAGTCGTTGTTGTTCAGCAAAGGGGAGGTCCTTCTACTGCAACTGTAATTTATTCACAACAAGAAGTTAACCTTACTTGCTTTGGTGGTAATGGTGAGGGAATGAGGATAGTTTATTCTACCAGTAGTCACCAAGAACTATTTGATTATACAATTAAAGCCTTTAATACAGCATGGAAGTATCGCTTTCCTACTTTTGTTTTAGGTGATGGATATCAAGCTAAAATGAGAGAATCAGTAACTATGTATGATCCAAGTCATAGGGGTATAGAAATGGTGTCGACAGAACAAATTCTAGGTTCCCCGGGTTCACCTGGTGTAGATCGAGACCCAAGCCAATTACGTAATACTTTTAATACGGAAGAAGAGTTATTCGAGATTATTAGTAAAACTGTAGAGGAGTTTAATAAAATAGCCCCTGAAATTGTAGAGCATGAAGAGTTTGATTGTGAAGATGCAGATTTAATTATAGTTTCTCATGGAGTTGTTAGTAGGGCTGCTAGAGGAGCAGTTAATGAATTAAGGAAAAAGGGCAAAAAAATAGGATATTTCAGACCAATTACTTTAAGACCTTTTCCTAAGTGTGCATTAGAAAAAGCAACCGAGAAAGCTAAACGATTGTTTGTAGTTGAATCCGCACAAGGTCAATTAGAGAAAATTGTTAAAAGTGAATTATATGAAAAGAATGTACCTATAGATAGTTATTTAAGACCAGGACTTGGTATTACTACTGAAGAGTTAGTTGAATATATCTCAAATAATTTTTAA
- a CDS encoding pro-sigmaK processing inhibitor BofA family protein encodes MDTKIILSALLLLILIFAVVRIMHKPIQWTLKLVVNCAIGLVAIMIVNYLGSFMGIHLPVNPISVLSVGVLGLPGMLLLVCMNFLLT; translated from the coding sequence GTGGATACTAAAATAATCTTATCAGCGCTATTATTACTAATTTTAATCTTTGCTGTTGTAAGAATAATGCACAAACCCATACAATGGACGCTAAAGTTGGTAGTTAATTGTGCTATAGGTTTAGTAGCGATAATGATTGTCAATTATTTAGGTAGTTTCATGGGTATACATTTACCAGTTAATCCTATATCAGTACTGAGCGTGGGAGTATTAGGATTACCAGGAATGCTTTTATTAGTTTGCATGAACTTTTTACTGACTTAA
- a CDS encoding DUF2508 family protein: MNKDLKMYVKKAYSFLEGKFNGLMDNKKEQQRELPLIDVVEEAKRDWEDAQNLFKEVTDPLLVEHAIHRLDAAERKYMYLLDAAGREQIINNNVPTIRA, translated from the coding sequence ATGAATAAGGATCTAAAGATGTATGTAAAAAAGGCTTATAGTTTTTTAGAAGGAAAGTTTAATGGTTTAATGGATAATAAAAAAGAGCAGCAAAGGGAGTTACCATTAATTGATGTTGTAGAAGAGGCTAAGAGGGATTGGGAGGATGCTCAAAATTTATTTAAGGAAGTTACTGATCCTCTGTTAGTAGAGCATGCAATACATCGTTTAGATGCAGCAGAAAGAAAATATATGTATTTATTAGATGCAGCAGGAAGAGAACAAATTATTAATAATAATGTTCCCACCATTAGGGCATAA